Genomic DNA from Prunus persica cultivar Lovell chromosome G1, Prunus_persica_NCBIv2, whole genome shotgun sequence:
GTCCCTGCGTTCCTTATAATAGAAATTCCGAAAAAATTCCATTATGAAGCAACCGTCAAGTATCATCATTTCTATGAAGTCATCCTGGTTAATATGATCCAGTGGTTCTGCATAGAAATCACGAGCGCGAGTGTCAAACTCAGCAAAgcattctttttcttgatcTAAAACCTTGCCAATGCGTTCGATGAATATTTCCAAGCTTATATTCATGCGGGAAAGAAGGTTATGCAAATACCACTGTTTCACATTTTCCGTggcttgaaattttttttcgcGTCGGCTATGAAGGGGTCCGATTGAGACGATGTCAGGTCCATAGGCCCCTGGGTTATGTCTCCGCAGCAACAGAGGAACTCTGAAGATGCAGCATTTAGCAGAGAAAGGTGAAATATTATGGCGCAGCTTTGCTTTCATATTGGCTTTCAATGCTTCAAGTCCACCTACGTCGTCTTTTGTAACATTTGCAGTATGACCTATACTTGTTTGTATACCCTTTGCCATGACCCTGGCGCAACCTAAATGGGCTGAAGCAAGTTATTTATTACACCGGAATATGGAACCAAATTAATTAGCCAATAAAGACAtcttatatttttgggttgtaATCATTAATTGAGCTACAATGTAATGCAAAGATTTTGTAAGGTGTTCATAGCTCAATtagttaagagcatttactcTTCCACCCTAGATCCTTGGTTTAATTATACCTCCCCCAATATTgcttgaataaaaaataaataaaaataaagctcTTGGATTTTATGAGAACTAAAAGCTAAGAAACATTGAAATATTTCTAACTTGGGCGTTGCAAGAgcaaagttatatatataacccaCAAATACAATTATTCGTCTCAAGCGATCTTCAATTTTAACTTGCCTATATTGATTCAGAGTAACAGATCTAAATTGGAATGATTATGTTTAGAAAATAACTAACGAACATAGTATTGAAGGACCCATGGCATATATCCCAACCTAACGCATCTTCTCCATGGACCAtgcaccaaaacaaaaaacaaaagaataaataaataaaatttttccAAATATTCTCTGACGACTAACAATGACAAGACTACTacttcaaaatcaaacaaaaacaaaacagcatgtattgtaatttgtatgtaTACCTTGCTAATTAGAAagggaaaagagaaacaatATTTTGTACCTTTCTCTTGGAAATGCCCGGTTAGTGAGAGATGAGAAAGCGTTTACTTTCAGAAATCAATGCTTGAACAAGAGGAGGAGGGATGCGATAAGCAAGGATTTGGAGTTGAACTTCCTCTTCTGAAATTTGTTGATGCACTtcatctttttatatatagactAACATGCTgctctccttcttcttctatttctttttatttcattttttattgttgatcATCATCAACTTGATGTTTTTATTGTTGACGAAGACCTTGGCATGCAATTTCTCTTTCTACTGACAGCAGGCCAAgagtaatattttattttgatgtgCACATGCAATGCTTGCAAAAGTATATTTTACGTATGCAGTTTTCAGGATTAATTGTGGATCAGATCTGCACATAAACAAAGTAATTGTTGGGAACCGAAGCCAACAACTGGCTCCAATCTCCTTCGATACATACGCCAATTTTATATCATGTGCTATATTTcattattcatttttaattttcaaaacacacccaaaaaaaaaacagtaataAAAGTCCAATGACGCCGATGGTTTTTCTCAATCTTTGGCAGTGGTTACGGCGGCGGTACCTCCTCGTCTTTCAGATCTTGGGGCTTTTTTGGTTTGGCTGTTATGTTTTCCTTAGCCTTTCAATTGGGcccttttatatttattttgtttgggtttATTGCTTTCTTCTAAACGTATGGAAAgtcagaaatgaaaataattcattttcttttcataccTATTACTAATATGTAAACATACTCTAAATAACATGCTTTTCAAAgtaatatttgtatttgtcGACAAAGCGAATTAAATAGGATAGAGTTGTTTGAGAGCAAAAACCATCCTCAGATTAGGGTGGCCTCTAGCCAAGTGCAAGTTCCTtgataaattaaatttggtgCTAATGAAGTTCATCCCATATTCAGTGTAAATTAGCTCTGTAGAAAGTGACATCTAACCCGTTTAAATTCTTACTAGCAGACCTATTGCAAGTTTACACAAGAAACCAAAATAGACGATGCGTGGACCTCTTTTGGTTTGAGATGGGTTTGTCTTCTGACCcaagataataaaaaataaaaagagagagagagagagagagagatgggtttGTCAGTTTTTACTGCCATAtgatgtttttatttgtttgcttCTATGGAAGGTCTGCTAATGTGGACTTCCCTTTTCTACTCTCCTTAAGCCTGATATATTGTTGGCTCATTTGACAGTATAATCTTTTGGAGCTAATGTAACACTCTTCCTTTCACTAAAATATCTGATTAATCTTCCtcaaaaattgaatatatttaAGATAGTAGGACATATCATATTATATCAATGAAAGTGATTCGAAATATCTGATTCCCATCACTGAAggatatatataacatataatatttgataagaaaaatcacaaaacatcAACTAACAGAAGGAAGGGATCCGAATTTCGAGCATGTCTAATGCAAGGGCAAGGGGTAAGGGACTAGGGGCCAGGTGCTGTTTTAGCCTCTCAAAATGATATATTCACAAAATCTagcttctcaatttttttgtggTTCTAGTAGCAGTGAGGGGCTAGGGGCTAGGAGCTAGGGGCTAAAACTCAaaacttattattttagtttattattattttatttgtgataaaaatcaAAGCATAAGAAAAGCAACACAAAAAATTTGAGCAAAAAGACAAacacttatttttcttcattttcatttaattttgtagttactaaaaaaagatatctaAGTGTTGGATTTTGAAGTATAAAGATAAGTATAtgtgagaagaagatgaagatgaaagcCTATTTATTGAGGTTTGAATGTAGAAATGTAAAGAGAATAAACAAGTAAAAGGTTTgaagtatattttttttttaaaagaaaagaaaaggtaaaaaaaGGCTCAACTAGCTGTTGAaaaatagaaaggaaaaaaagcactaaaaaaaaattaaaaatccaaGCAACTAGCCATTAGGCAATAGTCATTGAAGGAGCCACATGATAGATCCTCATatttaaggacccgccccgaattttctcaaaatccgagacgaactctttggaattcctgacatcaccccgatgtcaggcccacttactaaaaaccgagacttcctgccgaaatttcggcagagtctcccctataatttggacatttcccaaaatttcaacctgcataaaaacgcatttaatattcccaactggcagcatgcacaatataatttcatgcaattcacacaaatggcctttgGCCTTTCAATAATTCCTATCAAACTACCAAACcattcaaataccaaatatgactaacatttagtctgcggctgcacctaataaccttaggctgcctacgtaccctccttgagggatcaagccacacgtagttcttccctaaaatccaattccacacttgggcgataccttatttcatttatctgtatttcacatattctccccatacgccggtacaaccaacgccacgtatggagcctgtcaacacgccggataacctacgccacgtgcgaccatgccatattctcatcatatctccccatacgccggtacaaccaacgtcacgtatggggcctgtctcaacgccggataacctacgccacgtgagacctgcacatcatatcacataactccccatacgccggtacaaccaacgccacgtatggggcctgtcccaacgccggataacctacgccacgcgggacctcaacatcatatcgcaaatctccccatacgccggtacaaccaacgccacgtatggggtctgtcccaacgccggataacctacgccacgtgggacctaactttcacttggtgatACTTGTAGAAATTCCAAAgtccgaggaggtacctagagtagtgcgtatagcactccaaactgacattctagactctgttgtacccttgtacaaccacataatttatataaataattctaatattgtgtaaccctccacaatcatctagcacccgataatcccccctagaaaggtgagattactccgggagactcacgatcaaccaagggtcaaactattctaaccctggtcaaccggacctgtggaacccacgacctccaatttccgatccgaaggtccctatgggttctaccaggtacaggacacttgtcctgccagtttggttcagatcagacggtcggatttctcacgatcgcaTAATCTGatggttaatataaaatataaactttaaattattattcggaacatccggggctccgattcacgatccgtgaaatcctacacgatcctagaaatacctagatcaacatatattaaatttgggaccatccaacggtcccaacctatcgaacccggataacgcgcaatatgcgaatatccattcgatagtcaaacgacgtccgaattgagatccgcgaaatcctacgcactcgtgacaacctaaggatctcatcggaacacagtgctagttttctacagtgcccacgcgccggcagcgcgtgggtgcccaaagcgataacgcttcgtcggaaaatctcaaaatcacggctccaaattcctaccccaggtataacaccctatttggagccacttttgttcttggacctaccccaaaaagtggccggaaatggccgatcacggcggccgaagtttcggccgattttcaattcgaaaatcgagtgatctagagatcgaatcgatcaaaacccaatcaacaggcagctagaacagctcgagaggttcaagatccatacctgggtcgacggaaatggtggccggaggagggagatcgacggcgttgaAGTTTCGACGACCTCCGGcggttttctgcattttccgGCCAGCAACGGCCGCGTCGCCGGCGGGGAATGGTCGGGGAAGGAAGGGGACGTCGTCCCGGTCAgtttggtaccggccccgcACACAGCCGTGGtcggtggccggagatacaaggagagaaagagagagagccgacgggagagagagaagtcgcgggagagagagagagagagagagagagagagagagagagagagagagagagaaaccagatctttataaaaaaatctcatttcgaaatatttacgattatgccactggacttcttttgaccatatctctctcgttacaactccgattcgagccacTACGTGTCtgtgaactcgtctcagtacgacctatccaaaaatataagtcacggtcccaaactctctccggttaaaaatatgactaaaatacccttaaataattaaataattaaatgagaataaaatttggggaaatttggggtcggggtgttacatcaTAGGCCATTGTATTTGTTAAAGCAGCTTTTGTTGCGCCCTTGTTTGTTACAGCCAGCATTTGGCAAAACCAGCCTTTTATTTTGCCTTAGGCCAAACACATGCATTagaaagggtttttttttttttttttttccatttgagACCAAATCTGGACCTAGCCCAAGATAAGTCCCATTAGACATGCTTTTACTGCTTTAATAGTACTAGTaaaccaacaaaacaaaaaagtaaagaCCTCACAAAGTACAACCAGCACTGATTGCCAGAGTTTAAGTACAAAACATGATTGGAAACATACCTCCATGTCCAGGTCCAGGTCCAggtcatatatataatcatgCACAAAATACCATGAACAAGCTAATTAAGAAACTGGTCCTAAATAATCAGCGTCCAAACCAACCACAGCACGGAATTCCCTCTTTTCTGGAATCCGTTGAGTACCGATGACAACGAAGCGAACCACAATGTCTCTTTCGATCTTAGACAATAGCTTGTCATTCAAGAACATTGGATTGTCTCCACGCACGTATCGGTAATCCGGCATTTTCTTGTTAGAGAGAAATACAGTTTCAGCTGGATCGCTTTGCAAGAGAACTCCATATCTCAGCACCTCCTGAACAACACCCAGTAAGACCTCTCCCTTGAAAAGCTTGAAGGTGATGCCGCTGAAAAGAACTGGAAACTCCACCTCCCCAGTTCCCTGCTTCACTCTGCCATCTCCTATGCTGTCCACAGATGTGACAGCAACATAGTACCCAACATCTTTGGCTGCCTTTCTTTGAGCAAAATCGTCAAGCAGGTGGTGTACGATTGATATTTGGAGCATCAGTCCCAGGCTTTCAGCTGGGACTAAAACATTCCAGGGCAACTGTACTTTGAGAAACATAGtgaattaattgtttttcttcttaaaaCAATACTACATACTCATACAAAGAGAACACTGAagaatacatataatatatatatatatatgcacacacacaacacaaacaCAACGAAGAATAGCTAGGGTTTGCAACAACTACTTGTAGTTAATTAGTATACCTACCACCCTGTAAATTGTCACCTACCTCAATCCTCAATGTAACGTGTAGACAGCTGCATAATTAATGTGGGATTTACTTCAAAATATTAGCTGGTTTGCTGCAGTCAGGGCTACGCTCTGCTAAGGGCCTTTCCTCAAATGGAATGGTGACGGGAGCTGCTTATTAATTTCTTGCATTCATGGTGGTTCAGCTGTAATTGCTGTTTTAGTAGCTAGGTTCGTTCTGGTCCCTAAAGCATTATATCAACTTTCGTAGCAATTTGAGAGTTGGCGGGATGGGCTGGACTTAATAGAGGGTCCACTTTTGAAGGCCTCGGTGAATGAAAGGGCCATGTAACCGAGgaggcttttttttaagtGTACATCTCTGTGTACGTCTCTGCGTTTGGTTTGCGGGGAAAGGTGCTTAGGaagggaaatcattaatttcccatgtttggtgcCGAGATATAGGAAA
This window encodes:
- the LOC18788248 gene encoding DNA-directed RNA polymerase V subunit 7 isoform X1, with amino-acid sequence MFLKVQLPWNVLVPAESLGLMLQISIVHHLLDDFAQRKAAKDVGYYVAVTSVDSIGDGRVKQGTGEVEFPVLFSGITFKLFKGEVLLGVVQEVLRYGVLLQSDPAETVFLSNKKMPDYRYVRGDNPMFLNDKLLSKIERDIVVRFVVIGTQRIPEKREFRAVVGLDADYLGPVS
- the LOC18788248 gene encoding DNA-directed RNA polymerase V subunit 7 isoform X2, producing the protein MLQISIVHHLLDDFAQRKAAKDVGYYVAVTSVDSIGDGRVKQGTGEVEFPVLFSGITFKLFKGEVLLGVVQEVLRYGVLLQSDPAETVFLSNKKMPDYRYVRGDNPMFLNDKLLSKIERDIVVRFVVIGTQRIPEKREFRAVVGLDADYLGPVS